ATCAATATCTCGGCATATTGGATGGTTATGCTCAAAAACTATTAATTCAGGATTTTTCTGAAGAATTGGCAGTGCGGAATGTAAACACTAAGATGGCTTATAAGATCGATAAATACGACTATAAAAAACTAAAGTTATTCTTTTTGTCTGTTCTGTGGCGTGCTTCAATTTCGTCGCAATCATTTTATAGAAAAATAGAAATAGGGGCACATGAAAATATCATAAAAGGAATGATTCGCTATGAGGATCCGGGTGAGCCGTTTGAATATTCGGTTTCATTAGCAAAATTCAGTGACCCGCGCATGATTGCGATGTTAGATCCTCATAAAAAAAGACTTGATGGTATAAATTATTGTCAAATCTATATGACAGGTTTCGTTGTATATATCAAAGTTGATAAGCGAGAACCTCCCGTTTTCTTGAGGGAGTTGTGTTTATCAAAAGACCCGCCTTTCTGGATAATATTAAGAGATTTGAATAATAGTAAAGATGGTAAAATCATAAAGGAGATCGCATCAAAAGCTATTAGGCATCAATAGCAAACATCAACATTCATTAGAATTCACGTCCGTTCGCTGATGCCGCGGTACTCTTTTTCCACCCGTAATCCTTGTTTCTGAAGACTATCTTCTACCGAAGAGTTGTTGGAGCCGTTTCCGGCTACACCCTCTTTTCCCCACTAGTGTAAATTCCGGGGACATAATACCATTTTAAATTAGAGGGGCATAACAGTATTACGTCACCCGATTAACTTATGAATAAGTGAGCTCATACCCGACGGACCGCCCCTTTCCGCTCCGTTTCAACACACCCCATTGATGAAGTTGATCCAGCTCTCTGTATGCGGTTGCCGGGCTTACCTTTGCGATTGCTGCATATTTCCGGGTCGTCAGCTTTCCTTCAAATCCACCCGGTTCGTCGAGGATGCGGTTAATCACCTTGCGTTGCCGTTCGGTAAAGGGCGTTTGGAGATGTTGTCGCCAAAACCGGACCTTCGCGGCCACGTCGTCAACGACCGTATTGGAGCGCACAACGGCTCGTCGGAAACAATCCAGGAACCAGAGCAGCCAATCAGTGACATCGCCGCTTCCCTTTGACGTTTTTTCCAGCATACTATAGTAACCGTTCCGATCGGTCATGATCTGCGCTGATAAACTGTAATAGCGGATGCGCTGTCCATCGTCCTCGGCCAACGCCATATCCGTCAACGCGCGTGCTATCCTGCCGTTGCCGTCATCAAACGGATGGATGGCGACAAACAAAAAATGGGCTATGGCCGCCCGGACGATTCCCTCCAGGGTGTGGCGACTGTTTTCCCACCAGAGAAGAAAATGGTTCATTTCCTCGTCCATTCTGTCGGCGGGCGGCGCTTCGTAGTGGATGATTTCCTTACCGAGCGGTCCGGATACAACCTGCATCGCCTCCGGGCTTTGGCGCCAGGAACCGACTTGAATCTTCGTAAGGCTCGAATATCCCGTGGGAAAAAGCGATGCCTGCCATCCCCACAAACGCTCCGGTGTCAGC
This genomic window from Deltaproteobacteria bacterium contains:
- a CDS encoding Fic family protein, which codes for MESNQYLWQRPDWPQLTWNAEAILPALGLCRQLQGRLLHAVGSLGFDMENQVQAAFFTEEILKTSAIEGETLDIRSVRSSVARKLGLPVAGLPVDRRIDNIMAILLDATQNHAAPLTPERLWGWQASLFPTGYSSLTKIQVGSWRQSPEAMQVVSGPLGKEIIHYEAPPADRMDEEMNHFLLWWENSRHTLEGIVRAAIAHFLFVAIHPFDDGNGRIARALTDMALAEDDGQRIRYYSLSAQIMTDRNGYYSMLEKTSKGSGDVTDWLLWFLDCFRRAVVRSNTVVDDVAAKVRFWRQHLQTPFTERQRKVINRILDEPGGFEGKLTTRKYAAIAKVSPATAYRELDQLHQWGVLKRSGKGRSVGYELTYS